The region TTATCAGTGGATGGGTAAGTTCCAACAGTACTATTGGAAGATGTGTCTGTTCCCTGGGTTTTATCAGTGGATGGGTCATGACCCACAGTAATATTGACAGATGTTTCTGTTCCCTGGGTATTATTGGTGGATGAGACAGCTCCCACAATACTATTGGCAGTGTTTTCTGTTCGCTGGGTATTATCAGTGGATGGGTAAGTTCCCACAGTACTATTGGCAGATGTGTCTGTTCCCTGAATATTATCAGTGGATGGGTCAGTTCCCAGAGTACTACTGGCAGATATTTCTGTTTCCTGGGTATTATCAGTGGATGGGTCTAATCCCATTGGACTATGGGTAGATGTTTTTGTTTCCTGGTTATTATCAGTGGATGGGTCAGTTCCCAGAGTACTGCTAGCAGATGTTTCTGTTTCCTGGGTATTATCAGTGAATGAGTCAGTTCCCACAGTACTATTGGCAGATGTGTTTTCTCCCTGGGTAGTATCAGTGGATGGGCCATTTCCCATTGTATTATTGGCAGATGTGTCTGTTCCCTGGGTTTTATCAGTGGATGGGTCAGTTCCCAGAGTACTATTGGCAGATGTTTCTGTTTCCTGGGTATTATCAGTGGATGGGACAGTTCCCACAGTAGTGATAGCAGATGTGCCTGTCCCCTGGGTATTATCAGTGGATGGGTCAGTTCCCAGAGTACTACTGGCAGATGTTTCTGTTTCCTGGGTATTATCAGTGGATGGGTCAGTTCCCACAGAAATATTGGCAAATGTGTTTTCTCCCTGGGTATTTTCAGTGGATGGGTCATTTCCCACAGTATTATTGACAGATGTTTCTGTTCCCCTGGGTATTATTGGTGGATGAGACAGCTCCCACAACACTACTGGCAGAGTTTTTCTGTTCCCTGGGGTAGTATCAGTGGATTGGTAAGTTCCCACAGTATATTGGCAGATGTGTCTGTTTCCTGGGTATTATCAGTGGATGGGTCAGTTCCCAGAGTACTATTGGCAGATGTTTCTGTTCCCTGGGCGTTATCAGTGGATGGGTAAGTTCCCACAGTAATATTGACAGATGTTTCTGTTCCCTGGGTATTAAAGGTGGATGGGGACAGCTCCCACAATACTATTGACAGAGTTTTCTGTTCCTGGGATAGAATCAGTGGATGGGTCATTTCCTTTAGTATTATTGGCAGATATGTCTGTTCCCTGGGCGTTAGCAGAGGATGGGTAAGTTCCCAATCTACTATTGGCAAATGTGTTTTCTCCCTGGGTATTTTCAGTGGATGGGACAGTTCCCACAGTAGTGATAGCAGATGTGTCTGTCCCCTGGGTATTATCAGTGGATGGGTCAGTTCCCAGAGTACTACTGGCAGATGTTTCTGTTTCCTGTGTATTATCAGTGAATGAGTCAGTTCCCACAGTACTACTGGCAGATGTGTTTTCTCCCTGGGTATTATCAGTGGATGGGTCTGTTCCCACAGTAATATTGACAGATGTTTCTGTTCCCTGGGTATTATTGGTGGATGGGACAGCTCCCACAATACTATTGGCAGATATGTCTGTTCCCTGGGTAGAATCAGTGGATGGGTCATTTCCCATAGTATTATTGGCAGATGTTTCTGTTCCCTGGGTATTATTAGTGGATGGGTCAGTTCCCACAGAACTATTGGCAAATGTGTTTTCTCCCTGGGTATTTTTAGTGGAAGGGTCATATCCCACAGTATTATTGACAGATGTTTCTGTTCCCTGGGTATTATTAGTGGATGGGACAGCTTCCACAGTAGTGATGGCAGATGTGTCTGTCCCCTGGGTATTATCAGTGGATGGGTCTGTTCCCACAGTATTATTGGTAGAGATTTCTGTTCCCTGGGTAGTATCAGTGGATGGGTCAGATGTTTCTGTTTCCTGGGTGTTATTAGTGGATGGGTCTGTTCCCACAGTATTATTGGCAGAGGTTTCTGTTCCCTGGGTAGAATCAGTGGATGGTTCATTTCCCACAGTATTATTAACAGATGTTTCTGTTCCCTGGGTATTATTGGTGGATGGGACAGATCCCACAATACTATTGGCAGAGCTTTCTGTTCCCTGGGCGTTATCAGTGGATGGGTAAGTTCCCACAGTACTATTGGCATATGTGTCTGTTCCCTGGGTTTTATCAGTGGATGGGTCAGTTCCCAGAGTATTATTGGCAGATGTTTCTGTTTCCTGGGTATTATTAGTGGATGGGTCACTTCCCACAGAACTATTGGCAAATGTGTTTCTCCCTGGGTATTTTCAGTGGATGGTTCAGTTCCCACAGTAATGTTCGCAGATGTGTCTGTTCCCTGGGTATTATCAGTGGATGGGTCAGTTCCCATAGCATTATTGGGAGATGTGTCTGTTCCCTGGGTATTATCTGTGGATGGGTCGATTAGCACAGTATTATTGGTAGAGGTTTCTGTTACCTGGGTGTTATCAATGGATGGGTAAGTTCCAACAGTACTATTGGCAGATGTGTCTATTCCCTGGGTTTTATCAGTAGATGGTCAGTTCCCAGAGTACTATTGGCAGATGTTTCTGTTTCCTGGGTATTATCAGTGGATGGGTCATTTCCCATAGTATTATTGGCAGATGTGTCTGTTCCCTGGGTATTATCTATGAATGGGACAGTTCCCACAGTAGTGATAGCAGATGTGCCTGTCCCCTGGGTATTATCAGTCGATGGGTCTAATCCCACAGGACTATGGGTAGATGTTTTTGTTTCCTGGTTATTATCAGTGAATGAGTCAGTTCCCACAGTACTATTGGCAGATGTTTTTTCTCCCTGGGTATTATTGGTGGTTGGCACAGCTCCCACAATACTATTGGCAGAGTTTTCTGTTTCCTGGGTATTTTCAGTGGATGGGACAGTTCCCACAGTAATATTGACAGATGTTTCTGTTTCCTGGGTATTATCAATGGATGGGTCATTTCCCATAGTGTTATTGGCAGATGTGTCTGTTCCCTGGGTGTTATCAGTAGATGGGTCAGTTCCCAGAGTACTATTGACAGATGTTTCTGCTCCCTGGGTAATATTGGCAGATGTTTCTGTTTCATGGGTATTATCAGTAGATGGGTCAGTTCCCTGAGTACTATTGGCAGATGTTTCTGTTTCCTGGGTATTATCAGTGGATGGGTCAGTTCCCAGAGTACTATTGGCAGATGTTTCTGTTTCCTGGGTATTTTCAGTGGATGGGACAGTTCCCAGAGTACTACTGGCAGATGTGTTTTCTCCCTGGGTATTATCAGTGGATGGGTCATTTCCCACAGTAATATTGACAGATGTTTCTGTTACCTGGGTATTATTGGTGGTTGGGACAGCTCCCACAATACTATTGGCAGAGTTTTCTGTTCCCTGGGTAGAGTCAGTGGATGGGTCATTTCCCATAGTATTATTGGCAGATATGTCTGTTCCCTGGGTATTATTAGTGGTTAGGTCAGTTCCCACAGAACTATTGGCAAATGTGTTTTCTGCCTGGGTATTTTAGTGGATGGGTCATATCCCACAGTATTATTGACAGATGTTTCTGTTCCCTGGGTATTATTAGTGGATGGGACAGCTCCCATAGTAGTGATGGCAGATGTGTCTGTCCCCTGGGTATTATCAGTGGATGGGTCTGTTCCCACAGTATTATTGGTAGAGATTTCTCTTCCCTGGGTAGTATCAGTGGATGGGTCAGATGTTTCTATTTCCTGGGTGTTATTAGTGGATGGGCCTGTTTCCACAGTATTATTGGCAGAGTTTTCTGTTCCCTGGGTAGTATCAGTGGATGGTTCATTTCCCACAGTATTATTGGCAGATGTGTCTGTTCCCTGGGCGTTATCAGTGGATGGGTAAGTTCCCACAGTACTTTTGGCAGATGTTTCTGTTCCCTGGGTTTTATCAGTGGATGGGTCAGTTCCCAGAGTATTATTGGCAGATGTTTCTGTTTCCTGGGTATTATTAGTGGATGGGTCAGTTCCCACAGAACTATTGGCAAATGTGTTTTCTCCCTGGGTATTTTCAGTGGATGGGTAAGTTCCCACAGTACTATTGGCAGATGTGTCTGTTCCCTGGGTAGTATCAATGGACGGGTCATTTCCCATAGTATTATTGGCAGATGTGTCTGTTCCCTGGGTGTTATCAGTAGATGGGTCAGTTCCCAGAGTACTATTGACAAATGTTTCTGTTTCCTGGGCAATATTGGTGGATGGGACAGCTTCCACAGTAGTGATGGCCGATGTGACTGTCCCCTGGATATTATCAGTGGATGGGTCTTTTCCCACAGTATTATTGGTAGATGTTTCTGTTTCCTGGGTGTTATCAGTGGATGGGTCTATTCCCATAGGACTATGGGTAGATGTTTTTGTTTCCTGGTTATTATCAGTGGATGGGTNNNNNNNNNNNNNNNNNNNNNNNNNNNNNNNNNNNNNNNNNNNNNNNNNNNNNNNNNNNNNNNNNNNNNNNNNNNNNNNNNNNNNNNNNNNNNNNNNNNNGATGGGTCAGTTTCCACAGTATTACTGGCCGAGGTTTCTGTTCCTTGGGTATTATCAGTAGATGGGTTAGTTCCCACAGTACTGTTTGCAGATGTTTCTCTTCCCTGGAAATTATCAGTGGATGGGTCAGTTCCTAAGGTACTATTGGCAGATGTTTCTGTTTCCTGAGAATTATCAATGAATGATTCAGTTCCCACAGTACTACTGGCAGATGTATCTGTTCCCTGAGTGTCATCAGTGGATGTGTCAGTTCCCACATTATTATTGGCAGTTGTTTCTGTTTCCTGGGTATTATCAGTGGATGTGTCAGTTCCCATAGTACTGTTGGGAGATGTGTCTCTTCCCTGGGTATTATCAGTGGATGGGTCCATTAGCACAGTATTATTGGCAGATGTTTTTGTTACCTGGGTATTATCAGTGGATAAATCAGATGTATCTGTTTCCTGGGTATTATCAGTGGATGGGTCTGTTCCCACAGTACTGTTCGCAGATGTGTCTGTTTCCTGGGTTTTATTAGTGGATGGGTCCATTACCACATTACTATTGGCAGTCATTTCTGTTCCCTGGGTGTTATCAGTCCTCAAACTATTATTGGCAGAGGTTTCTGTTCCCTGGGTAGTATCAGTGGATGGGTCAAATGTATCTGTTCCCTGGGTAGTATCAGTGGATGCGTCAGATGTGTCTGTTTCCTGGGTATTATCAGTATAGGGATCAATTCCCACAGTATTATTGGCAGATGAGTCTGTTCCCTGGGTAGTATCAGAGGATGGATCCGATAGCACAGTATTATTGGCAGAGGTTTTTGTTCCCTGGGCAGTGTCAGTGGATAAGTCAGATGTATCTGTTTCCTGGGTATTATCAGTGGATGGGTCAGCTCCCACAGTACTATTAGCAGATGTTTCTGTTTCCTGGGTAGCATCAGTAGATGGGTTAGTTCCCACAGTACTGTTTGCAGATGTGTCTGTTCCCTGGAAATTATCAGTGGATGGGTCAGTTCCTAAGGTACTATTAGCAGACGTTTCTGTTTCCTGGGTATTATCAATGGATGGTTCAGTTCCCACAGTACTACTGGCAGATGTGTCTGTTCCCTGGAAATTATCAGTGAATGGGTCAGTTCCTAAGGTACTATTGGCAGACATTTCTGTTTCCTGGGTATTATCTGTGGATGGATCAGTACCCACAGTACTATTGGCCAATGTCTCTGTTTCCTGGGTTTTATTAGTGGATGGGTCCATTCCCCCAGTACTATTGGCAGACAGTTCTGTTTCCTTGGTGTTATCTGAGGAGGGATCAGTACTCAAACTATTATTGGCAGATGATTCTATTTCCTGGGTAGTATCAGTAGATGGGTCAGATGTATCTGTTCCCTGGGTAGTGCCAGTGGAGGGGTCAGATGTGTCTGTTTCCATGGTATTATCAGTGGATTGGCCAATTCCCTCAATAGTATTGCCAGGTATGTCTGTTTCTTGGGTATTATAACTAGATGGATCAGTTCCCACAGTATTATTGCCAGTGGTTTCTGTTTCCTGGGTAGTATCAGTGGATGGGTCAGTTCCTAAGCTACTATTGGCAGAGGTTTCTGTTCCCTGGGTCTTATCAGTGGATGGGTCAGTTCCTATAGTACTGTTGGCAGATGTGTCTGCTCCCTGGGTATAATCAGTGGATGGGTCTGTGCCCACAGTACTATTGGCAGATGTTTTTGTTCCCTGGGCGTTATCAGTGGATGAGTCAGTTCCTATAGTACTGTTGGCAGATGTGTCTGTTCCCTGGGTATTATCAGTGGATGGGTCAGTTCCCACAGTACTATTGTCAGATGTATCTGTTCCCTCTGTATTATCAGTGGATGAGTCAGTTCCCACAGTACTATTGGCAGATGTTTCTGTTCCCTGGGTATTTTCAGTGGATGGATCATTTCCCACAGAACTATTGGTAGATGTGTCTGTTCCCTGGGTATTATCAGTGGATGAGTCAGTTCCCACAGTACTATTGGCCGATGTTTCTGTTCCCTGGGTATTATCAGTGGATGAGTCAGTTCCCACAGTACTATTGGCAGATGTGTCTGTTCCCTGGGTATTATTAGTGGAGGGGTCATTTTCCACAGTACTATTAGCAGATGAGTCTGTTCCCTCTGTATTATCAGTGGATGTGTCATTTCCTCCAGTATTATTGGCAAATGTGACAGTTCCCTGGGTACTAACAATGGTTGGGTCAGTTCCCCCAGTACTTTTGGCAAATTGGTCTTTTTCTTGGGTATTTTCAATGTATGTGTCAATTTCTCTCATACTGTTTGCAGATGTATCTGTTCCTTGGGTTCTATCAGTGAAGGAGTTATTTCTCCTAGTACTATTGCCACAGTTGTCTGTTCCCTGGATACTATCAGTAGATAGGTCAGTTCCTTTAGTACAGTTAGCAGATGTGTCTCTTCCCTGGATATTATCAGTGGATTGGTCTGTTGCCACGGTACTATTGGTAGATGTGTCTGTTCCTGGGGTAATGTCCGTGGATGTGCCAGTactattttcaaatgtttctgtTCCCTGGGTACTAATAGTGGATGTGGCGGTTCTCCCAGTACTTTTGGCAGATGTGTCTGTTTCCTGAGTACTATCATAGGATGtgtcagttctttcagtactcttaGTGGATGTGTATGAATCCTGGGTAGTATCAATGGATGTTTTATTTACCACACTACTATTAGTAGATGTGTCTGTTTCCTGGATATTATCAGTGGATGGATCAGTTCCCCCAGTACTACTGGCAGATGTGTCTGTTCCGAGGGTACTAACAGAGAAGGAGTCAATTTCCCCATTATTATTGGCAGATGTATGTGTTTCCAGGTTACTATCAGCAGATATGTCAATTATCTCTGTACTATTGACAGATGTTTCTATTCCCTGGGTACCAACAGTGGATATGTCTGTTCCCCCAGTACTATTAGTGGATGTGTGTGTTTCCTGGGTTTTATCAGCGGATGGTACAGTTCCCCCAGTATTAGTGGATGTGTGTGTTTCCTGGGATTTATCAGCGGATGGTGCAGTTCCTCCACTACTATTAGTGGATGTGTGTGTTTCCTGGGTTTTATCAGTGGATGGTACAGTTCCCCAGTATTAGTGGATGTGTTTGTTTCCTGGGTTTTATCAGTAGATGGTGCAGTTCCACCTGTACTATTTGCAGATCTATCTATTCCAAGGGTACTATCAGAGGATCTATCAGTTCCCCTACTATCATCAGCAGATGGGTCTGCTTCCTGAACATTATCAATGGCTGTCTCCTTTCCCCAGGTGCTACTGTCAGATGGGTCTGTTTCATGCGTACTGTCAGTGGATAACTCAGTTCTTCCAGTACTATTGACAGATGTGTCTGTTTCCTGTGTATTATAAGTGGGTGTGTCAGTTCTCCCAGTACTATTGACAGATGTGTCTGTTTCCTGTGTATTATAAGTGGGTGTGTCAGTTCTCCCAGTACTATTGACAGATGTGTCTGTTTCCTGTGTATTATAAGTGGGTGTGTCAGTTCTCCCAGTACTATTGACAGATGTGTCTGTTTCCTGTGTATTATAAGTGGGTGTGTCAGTTCTCCCAGTACTATTGACAGATGTGTCTGTTTCCTGTGTATTATAAGTGGATATGTCAGTTCTCCCAGTACTATTGACAGATGTGTCTGTTTCCTGTGTATTATAAGTGGGTGTGTCAGTTCTCCCAGTACTATTGACAGATGTGTCTACTTCCAGGGTGTTATCAGGGGATGGGTCAGTTCTCTCAATACTATTGGCAGATGTGTCTTTTCCACGGGCACTATCAAAGAATGGGTCAGTTCTCCCAGTACTATTAGTGAATGTGTCTGTTTCTTGGGTATGATCAGAGAATGGGTCAGTTCTGCCAATATTATTGGCATTTTTGTCTGTTTCCTGGGTATTATCAATGGATGTGTCATTTCCCACAGTACTATTGGCAGATTTGTCTGTTTCCTGGGTATTATAAGTGGAGCTTTCTGTTCCCCCAGTACGTTTTGGAAATGAGCCTATTCCCTGGATAATTTTAGTGGATGGCTCAGTTCCCTCAGTACTATTTGTTGATGTGTCTGTTTCCTGGGTATTATTAGCGGATGAGTTGGTTACCCCAGTACTATTGCCAGATGGGTCTGTTCCCAGGGGATTTTGAGGGGATTTTTCACTTCTCCCAGTACTTTCGGCAGATGGGTCTGTTTCCTGAGTAGTATGAGTGGATGAGTCAGTTCCCCCAGTACTATTTGCAGATGTGTCTGTTCCCTGGTTATTATCAGAGGATGTGTCAGTTCTCTTAGTACTGTTAGTAACTGTGTATGTTTCCTGGGTATTATCAGAGGATGTGGCAGTTCCTCCAGTACTATCAGTAGATATGTCTCTTCCTTGTTTACCATCACTGAATGAGTCAGTTCCCTCACTGCTATTAGCAGATGTGTCTATTCCCTGGGTATTGCCATTGGATGTGTCAGTTCTTCCAATAGTATTGGTAGTTGTTTCTGTCTCCTGTGTATTTTCAGAAGAGTGGTCTGTTCCACCACTTCTATTGGTAGATGTGTCTGTTCCTTGGGTATTATCAGTGGATGGGTCAGTTCTTCCAGTACGAATAGTGGACGTGTCTGTTTCCTGGGTTCCGTAGGCAGATGATGTACTAGTTCTCCCAGCATTACTGGCAGTTGTGCCTTCTCTTCGATGTGTAATAGCTCTGGGTAGTGTGTTATGAAATGTTGTTGAGTGTATAGTTGGAACTGACTCTGTAGTACTGAGCTGAGTTGACAAATTATGGGATGAAGAGATGGCTGTTTCAGAAGAAGTATCAGATATAGTTTCAGAATGACTGTGAAACTCATCGATGACAGTCGATAATGTGCTGCGAATGGTCTCTGTATTGTGATCTGTGTCGACTGAAGCTGTGCTTGGCTGATGCACATCTGCATTATTTTCATTCAAAGTGCCAGCCTTGTTTCTTATTAATGATACTGCAGATGTGGAGAAGGGTAAAGTACTCCTTCCTGGTAGACTACTTTCAACAGTAGGGTTGCTAGAAGTGGAGTGAGAGTCCTTGTTGGGTGATGACAAATATGTGGTGATTTCATTTGTAGTTCGTTCGGCAAAACCTTtacctggagatttttttttgaagaaaaatgaTTGTTAAAACATGGCAGAGATTCTATGTGTATTTTGTAACAGTAGTTGTTTTAGAGTTGTGATATTATAGTATGTCACTCAACTTTCTTATTAGTACTAGTGAGATTATTttcacaggggcggattttcagagccctgctcgcgtaaatccgcccaaaaccgggcggatttatgcgagcagggccctgcgcgccgggaagcctattttacataggcctcccggcgcgcgcagagccccgggactcgcgtaagtcccggggttctcggaggggggcgtgtcgggggcgggcccggtcgtcgcggcgttgcggggggcgtgtcggcagcgttttgggggcgggtagggggcgtggctacggcccgggggcgtggccgcgccctccgtacccgcccccaggtcgcggcccggcgcgcaggaggcccgctggcgcgcggggatttacgcctccctccgggaggcgtaaatcccccgacaaaggtaggatgggggtttagacagggccgggcgggtgggttaggtaggggaagggaggggaaggtgaggggagggcaaaggaaagttcccttctaggccgctccgatttcggagcggcctaggagggaacgggggtaggctgcgcggctcggcgcgcgcaggctatacgaaatcgatagccttgcgcgcgccgatccaggattttagccgatacgcgcgactacgcgcgtatctactaaaatccagcgtacttttgtttgcgcctggagcgcaaacaaaagtaggctgttcgcgctcgtctgaaaatctaccccactctgAATAAATATAATAGGGTAAATCTGCTACATAGGAGTATGAAGGAACTGAAGC is a window of Rhinatrema bivittatum chromosome 15, aRhiBiv1.1, whole genome shotgun sequence DNA encoding:
- the LOC115076483 gene encoding mucin-22-like, yielding MTMRVEPNQPLLLLMSATGLQGKEVGKLLERLPSTAATVVVFDTETNVNPLFDPNGKGFAERTTNEITTYLSSPNKDSHSTSSNPTVESSLPGRSTLPFSTSAVSLIRNKAGTLNENNADVHQPSTASVDTDHNTETIRSTLSTVIDEFHSHSETISDTSSETAISSSHNLSTQLSTTESVPTIHSTTFHNTLPRAITHRREGTTASNAGRTSTSSAYGTQETDTSTIRTGRTDPSTDNTQGTDTSTNRSGGTDHSSENTQETETTTNTIGRTDTSNGNTQGIDTSANSSEGTDSFSDGKQGRDISTDSTGGTATSSDNTQETYTVTNSTKRTDTSSDNNQGTDTSANSTGGTDSSTHTTQETDPSAESTGRSEKSPQNPLGTDPSGNSTGVTNSSANNTQETDTSTNSTEGTEPSTKIIQGIGSFPKRTGGTESSTYNTQETDKSANSTVGNDTSIDNTQETDKNANNIGRTDPFSDHTQETDTFTNSTGRTDPFFDSARGKDTSANSIERTDPSPDNTLEVDTSVNSTGRTDTPTYNTQETDTSVNSTGRTDISTYNTQETDTSVNSTGRTDTPTYNTQETDTSVNSTGRTDTPTYNTQETDTSVNSTGRTDTPTYNTQETDTSVNSTGRTDTPTYNTQETDTSVNSTGRTELSTDSTHETDPSDSSTWGKETAIDNVQEADPSADDSRGTDRSSDSTLGIDRSANSTGGTAPSTDKTQETNTSTNTGELTLGTDTSASSTGGTDPSTDNIQETDTSTNSSVVNKTSIDTTQDSYTSTKSTERTDTSYDSTQETDTSAKSTGRTATSTISTQGTETFENSTGTSTDITPGTDTSTNSTVATDQSTDNIQGRDTSANCTKGTDLSTDSIQGTDNCGNSTRRNNSFTDRTQGTDTSANSMREIDTYIENTQEKDQFAKSTGGTDPTIVSTQGTVTFANNTGGNDTSTDNTEGTDSSANSTVENDPSTNNTQGTDTSANSTVGTDSSTDNTQGTETSANSTVGTDSSTDNTQGTDTSTNSSVGNDPSTENTQGTETSANSTVGTDSSTDNTEGTDTSDNSTVGTDPSTDNTQGTDTSANSTIGTDSSTDNAQGTKTSANSTVGTDPSTDYTQGADTSANSTIGTDPSTDKTQGTETSANSSLGTDPSTDTTQETETTGNNTVGTDPSSYNTQETDIPGNTIEGIGQSTDNTMETDTSDPSTGTTQGTDTSDPSTDTTQEIESSANNSLSTDPSSDNTKETELSANSTGGMDPSTNKTQETETLANSTVGTDPSTDNTQETEMSANSTLGTDPFTDNFQGTDTSASSTVGTEPSIDNTQETETSANSTLGTDPSTDNFQGTDTSANSTVGTNPSTDATQETETSANSTVGADPSTDNTQETDTSDLSTDTAQGTKTSANNTVLSDPSSDTTQGTDSSANNTVGIDPYTDNTQETDTSDASTDTTQGTDTFDPSTDTTQGTETSANNSLRTDNTQGTEMTANSNVVMDPSTNKTQETDTSANSTVGTDPSTDNTQETDTSDLSTDNTQVTKTSANNTVLMDPSTDNTQGRDTSPNSTMGTDTSTDNTQETETTANNNVGTDTSTDDTQGTDTSASSTVGTESFIDNSQETETSANSTLGTDPSTDNFQGRETSANSTVGTNPSTDNTQGTETSANPSTDNTQETETSTNNTVGKDPSTDNIQGTVTSAITTVEAVPSTNIAQETETFVNSTLGTDPSTDNTQGTDTSANNTMGNDPSIDTTQGTDTSANSTVGTYPSTENTQGENTFANSSVGTDPSTNNTQETETSANNTLGTDPSTDKTQGTETSAKSTVGTYPSTDNAQGTDTSANNTVGNEPSTDTTQGTENSANNTVETGPSTNNTQEIETSDPSTDTTQGREISTNNTVGTDPSTDNTQGTDTSAITTMGAVPSTNNTQGTETSVNNTVGYDPSTKIPRQKTHLPIVLWELT